Proteins encoded by one window of Babylonia areolata isolate BAREFJ2019XMU chromosome 8, ASM4173473v1, whole genome shotgun sequence:
- the LOC143284758 gene encoding uncharacterized protein LOC143284758 isoform X1 — protein MATQDRSPSLFLGQSWASWADKMSISDGKDDEDKEKSDAKDDGDCMKLNKKDMDLFGYCPSTDEFMLVQCEACNMLLKPQALKRHIESRHGTLAAVTSSSEQLITSKALNSELAKTLSLPVTSFGKTSTTNKPPTKASLKQVPSSIRMLGNSASSASGENANCRVNSSSRMFRKGNTNPVVKMERISKDVAALKKVTTTIIAASNSPSMDVTSTSSILASATPGLSANGFSSADSDKSVTNGAMLKQALRTSLSSVTTFSTTAVTTLATQPLTLTTTTTSITYTRPATATVPTTTTSLTVLSKSGKPVPAAALSSALAATLTATTTPLKSNPHTSVTSSKSKKSPKERKFLPCKDREFDPNKHCGVVTDDASKPCTRSLTCKTHALGLRRAVPGRKKSFDDLLKDHKAAKEALLKAKAEEQAAATGGVAASTNAAVTGAPTLVTAVSSPSALAAMSAFKLGPSEVSGHRDIKSAATALLSQSALSRAVKPQRGAYSAVFQRLAPGGTLPSSVTVKEEASPVSELSSRLSQQSSESRLPHCSEKDGESKDEKQDVAFINHHPQPAAKCVFGARVAKGGGTLFSRRTDLVRAAFLSALERQLNPPPHKKLCVESKLPKEPQMSINSKDPYEFSMVDSGLAHQRPTVSFTISGPVNANSGLLGKPLLKHKAKSLSSHSLSVTGLAVSSGVSATPTTIAIPTLAAALLKPTKGPETSAGTNITGLPRGTVSLTQPLTNQSMKRKRSSSQITGTPASGTIQLQGTGVGLAVATGAGVNLAGIDGGRVSQQQSAVLTPASSVNSHSATTPLTAITIPSINLANAATLGLSAALPTSKQGPGQKASVIKDFSLVLTGIDPSLVNGQYLNITGTQLAELAAVQAVNATAEDKNIKRSRLTTNKHTTQKISGTLETLRALQGSSVLTAVPPNAVLVDGTLQGAVLAPVSSLGAGGNGGGNSTLVTLTSSTATTSQSCSSITVTPNTILRTVSESGTPQQVTLTSASFTNGIIPSAGDKVHVSTGSSSHSQQQHRLTSGLQGQTGSVTTAKTLQASGLLQAQGTPLCPSPALTQLAHFKPGTLNITKGGKITMQPMSVTIPVVNTVGLGSLSTTQQPNPHPQPALLVTTSAEDGRVGGGVAGLGKTEIQIQPHISGTSSGVIS, from the exons ATGGCGACTCAGGACAGAAGCCCATCGCTGTTTCTTGGACAGTCTTGGGCAAGCTGGGCAGATAAAATGTCCATCTCTGACGGAAAAG ATGACGAGGACAAGGAAAAATCAGATGCAAAAGACGACGGTGACTGCATGAAGCTCAACAAAAAGG atatgGACCTGTTTGGCTATTGTCCTTCAACAGATGAGTTCATGCTAGTACAGTGTGAAGCCTGCAATATGCTACTTAAACCACAGGCTCTGAAGCGGCATATTG AGAGCCGCCATGGTACACTTGCAgcagtgacatcatcatcagaacagttgATCACCTCCAAGGCACTGAATTCAGAACTTGCAAAAACATTGTCATTACCAGTCACTAGCTTTGGTAAAACATCCACAACGAACAAGCCACCAACGAAGGCCAGTTTGAAACAAGTGCCAAGTTCTATACGTATGCTTGGTAATTCTGCAAGCTCTGCGAGTGGTGAAAATGCAAACTGTCGAGTTAACTCATCGTCGCGGATGTTCCGTAAAGGTAACACAAATCCAGTTGTTAAAATGGAGCGCATTTCAAAGGATGTTGCAGCTTTGAAGAAGGTGACAACAACCATAATTGCAGCAAGTAATTCTCCTTCAATGGATGTGACTTCCACTTCCTCAATCCTGGCATCTGCCACACCAGGGCTCAGTGCCAATGGTTTCAGTTCTGCAGACAGTGACAAAAGTGTGACCAACGGAGCCATGCTGAAGCAAGCTCTGAGAACTAGCTTATCGTCTGTCACCACTTTCTCCACAACAGCCGTCACCACTTTGGCCACACAGCCACTGACattgaccacaaccaccaccagtatcACCTACACTCGGCCCGCCACTGCCACcgttccaaccaccaccactagcttGACTGTGCTCAGCAAGAGTGGCAAGCCTGTGCCTGCAGCAGCACTGAGTAGTGCCTTGGCGGCGACGCTGACCGCTACAACCACCCCACTGAAAAGCAACCCCCATACCTCAGTGACCAGCAGCAAAAGCAAGAAGTCACCAAAAGAGAGAAAGTTCTTGCCTTGCAAAG ATCGGGAGTTTGACCCCAACAAGCATTGTGGAGTTGTAACTGATGACGCATCTAAGCCTTGTACAAGATCATTGACATGCAAG ACTCATGCTTTGGGACTAAGGCGAGCAGTTCCAGGACGCAAGAAGTCTTTTGATGACTTGCTGAAAGACCACAAGGCAGCAAAGGAGGCTTTGCTGAAAGCCAAAGCTGAAGAACAAGCTGCTGCTACTGGTGGGGTGGCTGCATCAACAAACGCTGCAGTGACAGGTGCTCCAACATTGGTTACGGCAGTGTCTTCTCCTTCAGCCCTGGCAGCAATGTCGGCTTTCAAGCTGGGTCCTTCTGAAGTGTCCGGCCATCGAGACATCAAATCTGCTGCCACTGCACTGTTATCCCAGTCTGCCTTATCTCGCGCTGTCAAACCACAGCGAGGCGCTTACAGTGCTGTATTCCAAAG ACTTGCTCCTGGTGGCACATTACCTTCCAGTGTGACTGTCAAAGAAGAAGCCTCACCAGTCAGTGAACTGAGCAGTCGGCTGTCACAGCAGTCCAGTGAGAGTCGCCTGCCACATTGTagtgagaaagatggggagagtaAAGACGAGAAGCAGGATGTCGCCTTCAtcaaccaccaccctcaaccTGCTGCC AAATGCGTGTTTGGTGCACGAGTTGCTAAGGGTGGAGGTACTCTTTTCTCTCGAAGGACCGATCTTGTCCGTGCAGCTTTTCTTAGTGCCTTGGAAAGACAGCTGAACCCACCGCCTCATAA AAAACTGTGTGTGGAATCCAAACTGCCAAAGGAGCCCCAGATGTCCATCAACTCCAAAGATCCCTACGAGTTCAGCATGGTGGACTCAGGCTTGGCCCACCAGCGTCCCACGGTCAGCTTCACCATCAGCGGCCCGGTGAACGCTAACAGTGGTCTGTTGGGCAAGCCTCTCCTCAAACACAAGGCCAAGTCCTTGTCCTCCCACTCCCTCAGTGTCACGGGTCTGGCAGTATCCTCGGGGGTATCGGCCACCCCCACAACTATAGCAATACCCACTCTGGCAGCTGCTTTGCTCAAGCCCACCAAAGGGCCAGAGACGTCAGCAGGGACTAACATCACAGGGTTACCCAGGGGAACGGTGTCGCTGACTCAGCCTCTGACCAACCAGTCCATGAAACGCAAACGTAGCAGCAGTCAGATCACTGGCACGCCTGCCTCTGGCACCATACAGCTTCAGGGTACAGGGGTGGGTCTGGCCGTGGCCACAGGGGCAGGGGTCAACCTAGCCGGGATTGATGGTGGGCGTGTGTCTCAGCAGCAGTCGGCGGTGTTGACACCAGCATCCAGCGTGAACAGTCACTCGGCCACCACGCCACTGACAGCGATCACCATCCCCAGCATCAACCTGGCCAACGCAGCCACCCTGGGTCTGAGCGCTGCACTGCCCACCAGCAAACAGGGTCCTGGGCAGAAGGCCAGTGTTATCAAAGACTTCAGTTTGGTGCTAACTGGTATCGACCCATCTCTGGTCAATGGACAGTATCTGAACATCACAGGCACACAGCTAGCGGAGCTGGCAGCGGTGCAGGCTGTGAACGCCACAGCAGAAGACAAGAACATTAAGAGGAGTCGCCTCACCAccaacaagcacacaacacagaagATTTCTGGCACCCTGGAGACGTTGCGTGCCTTGCAGGGCAGCAGTGTGCTGACGGCGGTGCCCCCCAATGCTGTCCTGGTGGATGGGACGTTGCAAGGAGCTGTGCTGGCACCGGTGTCCTCATTGGGGGCTGGGGGCAATGGGGGAGGGAACTCCACGCTGGTGACGTTGACCAGCAGCACGGCCACCACCAGCCAGTCATGCTCCTCCATCACCGTCACCCCCAACACCATCCTGCGCACTGTCAGT GAGTCTGGAACTCCCCAGCAAGTGACACTGACCTCAGCATCCTTCACAAACGGCATCATTCCATctgcag GGGACAAGGTACACGTTAGCACAGGCAGCAGTTCCCACAGCCAGCAGCAGCACCGCCTGACCAGCGGCCTGCAGGGCCAGACAGGGTCGGTCACCACGGCCAAGACACTGCAGGCCTCTGGACTGCTGCAGGCGCAGGGCACCCCCCTGTGCCCCAGCCCCGCCCTCACCCAGCTCGCACACTTCAAGCCCGGCACCCTCAACATCACCAAGGGGGGCAAGATCACCATGCAGCCCATGTCTGTCACCATCCCCGTCGTCAACACTGTGGGCCTCGGCTCTCTGTCCACCACCCAGcagcccaacccccacccccagcctgccCTCCTCGTCACCACGTCGGCTGAAGATGgccgggtgggtggaggggtggcggggcTGGGCAAGACAGAGATCCAGATCCAGCCTCACATATCGGGCACATCTTCAGGGGTGATTTCCTAG
- the LOC143284758 gene encoding uncharacterized protein LOC143284758 isoform X2 produces the protein MATQDRSPSLFLGQSWASWADKMSISDGKDDEDKEKSDAKDDGDCMKLNKKDMDLFGYCPSTDEFMLVQCEACNMLLKPQALKRHIESRHGTLAAVTSSSEQLITSKALNSELAKTLSLPVTSFGKTSTTNKPPTKASLKQVPSSIRMLGNSASSASGENANCRVNSSSRMFRKGNTNPVVKMERISKDVAALKKVTTTIIAASNSPSMDVTSTSSILASATPGLSANGFSSADSDKSVTNGAMLKQALRTSLSSVTTFSTTAVTTLATQPLTLTTTTTSITYTRPATATVPTTTTSLTVLSKSGKPVPAAALSSALAATLTATTTPLKSNPHTSVTSSKSKKSPKERKFLPCKDREFDPNKHCGVVTDDASKPCTRSLTCKTHALGLRRAVPGRKKSFDDLLKDHKAAKEALLKAKAEEQAAATGGVAASTNAAVTGAPTLVTAVSSPSALAAMSAFKLGPSEVSGHRDIKSAATALLSQSALSRAVKPQRGAYSAVFQRLAPGGTLPSSVTVKEEASPVSELSSRLSQQSSESRLPHCSEKDGESKDEKQDVAFINHHPQPAAKCVFGARVAKGGGTLFSRRTDLVRAAFLSALERQLNPPPHKKLCVESKLPKEPQMSINSKDPYEFSMVDSGLAHQRPTVSFTISGPVNANSGLLGKPLLKHKAKSLSSHSLSVTGLAVSSGVSATPTTIAIPTLAAALLKPTKGPETSAGTNITGLPRGTVSLTQPLTNQSMKRKRSSSQITGTPASGTIQLQGTGVGLAVATGAGVNLAGIDGGRVSQQQSAVLTPASSVNSHSATTPLTAITIPSINLANAATLGLSAALPTSKQGPGQKASVIKDFSLVLTGIDPSLVNGQYLNITGTQLAELAAVQAVNATAEDKNIKRSRLTTNKHTTQKISGTLETLRALQGSSVLTAVPPNAVLVDGTLQGAVLAPVSSLGAGGNGGGNSTLVTLTSSTATTSQSCSSITVTPNTILRTESGTPQQVTLTSASFTNGIIPSAGDKVHVSTGSSSHSQQQHRLTSGLQGQTGSVTTAKTLQASGLLQAQGTPLCPSPALTQLAHFKPGTLNITKGGKITMQPMSVTIPVVNTVGLGSLSTTQQPNPHPQPALLVTTSAEDGRVGGGVAGLGKTEIQIQPHISGTSSGVIS, from the exons ATGGCGACTCAGGACAGAAGCCCATCGCTGTTTCTTGGACAGTCTTGGGCAAGCTGGGCAGATAAAATGTCCATCTCTGACGGAAAAG ATGACGAGGACAAGGAAAAATCAGATGCAAAAGACGACGGTGACTGCATGAAGCTCAACAAAAAGG atatgGACCTGTTTGGCTATTGTCCTTCAACAGATGAGTTCATGCTAGTACAGTGTGAAGCCTGCAATATGCTACTTAAACCACAGGCTCTGAAGCGGCATATTG AGAGCCGCCATGGTACACTTGCAgcagtgacatcatcatcagaacagttgATCACCTCCAAGGCACTGAATTCAGAACTTGCAAAAACATTGTCATTACCAGTCACTAGCTTTGGTAAAACATCCACAACGAACAAGCCACCAACGAAGGCCAGTTTGAAACAAGTGCCAAGTTCTATACGTATGCTTGGTAATTCTGCAAGCTCTGCGAGTGGTGAAAATGCAAACTGTCGAGTTAACTCATCGTCGCGGATGTTCCGTAAAGGTAACACAAATCCAGTTGTTAAAATGGAGCGCATTTCAAAGGATGTTGCAGCTTTGAAGAAGGTGACAACAACCATAATTGCAGCAAGTAATTCTCCTTCAATGGATGTGACTTCCACTTCCTCAATCCTGGCATCTGCCACACCAGGGCTCAGTGCCAATGGTTTCAGTTCTGCAGACAGTGACAAAAGTGTGACCAACGGAGCCATGCTGAAGCAAGCTCTGAGAACTAGCTTATCGTCTGTCACCACTTTCTCCACAACAGCCGTCACCACTTTGGCCACACAGCCACTGACattgaccacaaccaccaccagtatcACCTACACTCGGCCCGCCACTGCCACcgttccaaccaccaccactagcttGACTGTGCTCAGCAAGAGTGGCAAGCCTGTGCCTGCAGCAGCACTGAGTAGTGCCTTGGCGGCGACGCTGACCGCTACAACCACCCCACTGAAAAGCAACCCCCATACCTCAGTGACCAGCAGCAAAAGCAAGAAGTCACCAAAAGAGAGAAAGTTCTTGCCTTGCAAAG ATCGGGAGTTTGACCCCAACAAGCATTGTGGAGTTGTAACTGATGACGCATCTAAGCCTTGTACAAGATCATTGACATGCAAG ACTCATGCTTTGGGACTAAGGCGAGCAGTTCCAGGACGCAAGAAGTCTTTTGATGACTTGCTGAAAGACCACAAGGCAGCAAAGGAGGCTTTGCTGAAAGCCAAAGCTGAAGAACAAGCTGCTGCTACTGGTGGGGTGGCTGCATCAACAAACGCTGCAGTGACAGGTGCTCCAACATTGGTTACGGCAGTGTCTTCTCCTTCAGCCCTGGCAGCAATGTCGGCTTTCAAGCTGGGTCCTTCTGAAGTGTCCGGCCATCGAGACATCAAATCTGCTGCCACTGCACTGTTATCCCAGTCTGCCTTATCTCGCGCTGTCAAACCACAGCGAGGCGCTTACAGTGCTGTATTCCAAAG ACTTGCTCCTGGTGGCACATTACCTTCCAGTGTGACTGTCAAAGAAGAAGCCTCACCAGTCAGTGAACTGAGCAGTCGGCTGTCACAGCAGTCCAGTGAGAGTCGCCTGCCACATTGTagtgagaaagatggggagagtaAAGACGAGAAGCAGGATGTCGCCTTCAtcaaccaccaccctcaaccTGCTGCC AAATGCGTGTTTGGTGCACGAGTTGCTAAGGGTGGAGGTACTCTTTTCTCTCGAAGGACCGATCTTGTCCGTGCAGCTTTTCTTAGTGCCTTGGAAAGACAGCTGAACCCACCGCCTCATAA AAAACTGTGTGTGGAATCCAAACTGCCAAAGGAGCCCCAGATGTCCATCAACTCCAAAGATCCCTACGAGTTCAGCATGGTGGACTCAGGCTTGGCCCACCAGCGTCCCACGGTCAGCTTCACCATCAGCGGCCCGGTGAACGCTAACAGTGGTCTGTTGGGCAAGCCTCTCCTCAAACACAAGGCCAAGTCCTTGTCCTCCCACTCCCTCAGTGTCACGGGTCTGGCAGTATCCTCGGGGGTATCGGCCACCCCCACAACTATAGCAATACCCACTCTGGCAGCTGCTTTGCTCAAGCCCACCAAAGGGCCAGAGACGTCAGCAGGGACTAACATCACAGGGTTACCCAGGGGAACGGTGTCGCTGACTCAGCCTCTGACCAACCAGTCCATGAAACGCAAACGTAGCAGCAGTCAGATCACTGGCACGCCTGCCTCTGGCACCATACAGCTTCAGGGTACAGGGGTGGGTCTGGCCGTGGCCACAGGGGCAGGGGTCAACCTAGCCGGGATTGATGGTGGGCGTGTGTCTCAGCAGCAGTCGGCGGTGTTGACACCAGCATCCAGCGTGAACAGTCACTCGGCCACCACGCCACTGACAGCGATCACCATCCCCAGCATCAACCTGGCCAACGCAGCCACCCTGGGTCTGAGCGCTGCACTGCCCACCAGCAAACAGGGTCCTGGGCAGAAGGCCAGTGTTATCAAAGACTTCAGTTTGGTGCTAACTGGTATCGACCCATCTCTGGTCAATGGACAGTATCTGAACATCACAGGCACACAGCTAGCGGAGCTGGCAGCGGTGCAGGCTGTGAACGCCACAGCAGAAGACAAGAACATTAAGAGGAGTCGCCTCACCAccaacaagcacacaacacagaagATTTCTGGCACCCTGGAGACGTTGCGTGCCTTGCAGGGCAGCAGTGTGCTGACGGCGGTGCCCCCCAATGCTGTCCTGGTGGATGGGACGTTGCAAGGAGCTGTGCTGGCACCGGTGTCCTCATTGGGGGCTGGGGGCAATGGGGGAGGGAACTCCACGCTGGTGACGTTGACCAGCAGCACGGCCACCACCAGCCAGTCATGCTCCTCCATCACCGTCACCCCCAACACCATCCTGCGCACT GAGTCTGGAACTCCCCAGCAAGTGACACTGACCTCAGCATCCTTCACAAACGGCATCATTCCATctgcag GGGACAAGGTACACGTTAGCACAGGCAGCAGTTCCCACAGCCAGCAGCAGCACCGCCTGACCAGCGGCCTGCAGGGCCAGACAGGGTCGGTCACCACGGCCAAGACACTGCAGGCCTCTGGACTGCTGCAGGCGCAGGGCACCCCCCTGTGCCCCAGCCCCGCCCTCACCCAGCTCGCACACTTCAAGCCCGGCACCCTCAACATCACCAAGGGGGGCAAGATCACCATGCAGCCCATGTCTGTCACCATCCCCGTCGTCAACACTGTGGGCCTCGGCTCTCTGTCCACCACCCAGcagcccaacccccacccccagcctgccCTCCTCGTCACCACGTCGGCTGAAGATGgccgggtgggtggaggggtggcggggcTGGGCAAGACAGAGATCCAGATCCAGCCTCACATATCGGGCACATCTTCAGGGGTGATTTCCTAG